In Polaribacter sp. L3A8, a genomic segment contains:
- a CDS encoding sodium:solute symporter family protein — protein MSIQVWTWILVGFTFAIYIGIAIWSRAGSTKEFYVAGGGVSPLANGLATAADWMSAASFISMAGLISFNGYDGSVYLMGWTGGYVLLALLLAPYLRKFGKFTVPDFIGDRYYSNVARSVAVFCALLVSFTYVAGQMRGVGLVFSRFLEVDINTGVIIGMIIVLFYAVLGGMKGITYTQVAQYCVLIFAFMVPAIYISIQMTGNPIPQLGFGGMDENGVYLLDKLDGLHKELGFAEYTSGSKSTLDVFLITAALMFGTAGLPHVIVRFFTVKKVSDARKSAGWALLLIAILYTTAPAISVFSRTNLIETVSNKEYDKLPEWFNNWEKTGLIKFDDKNKDGKIQYVADETINELTVDKDIMVLANPEIAGLPNWVIALVGAGGLAAALSTAAGLLLVISASVSHDLIKKMINPKISEKGELLAARLSAVVAVCVAGYFGINPPDFVAATVALAFGLAAASFFPAIVLGIFSKRMNKEGAILGMLVGILLMLFYMMKFKFDWFGGGTKEDWWFGISPEGFGTVAMMANFIISVIVSRFTPEPPKDVVKIVESIRIPSGAGDATH, from the coding sequence TGCCATATATATTGGTATTGCAATTTGGTCTAGAGCAGGATCTACAAAAGAGTTTTATGTAGCAGGTGGTGGTGTTTCTCCCTTGGCTAATGGATTAGCTACTGCAGCAGATTGGATGTCTGCCGCTTCATTTATTTCTATGGCAGGACTCATTTCCTTTAATGGGTATGATGGTTCTGTTTATTTAATGGGTTGGACCGGTGGTTATGTTTTATTAGCTTTATTGCTAGCACCATATTTAAGAAAATTCGGAAAGTTTACAGTACCAGATTTTATAGGAGATCGCTATTATTCTAATGTTGCCAGAAGTGTTGCGGTATTTTGCGCGCTTTTAGTTTCTTTTACTTATGTAGCTGGTCAAATGAGAGGAGTTGGTTTGGTTTTTTCTAGATTTTTAGAGGTTGATATTAATACAGGAGTAATTATTGGGATGATAATTGTTCTTTTCTATGCTGTTTTAGGAGGAATGAAAGGGATAACCTATACACAAGTTGCTCAATATTGCGTGTTGATATTCGCTTTTATGGTTCCGGCAATTTACATTTCTATTCAAATGACAGGCAATCCAATTCCGCAATTAGGTTTTGGAGGAATGGATGAAAATGGCGTATATCTTTTAGATAAGTTAGATGGTTTGCATAAAGAATTAGGTTTTGCAGAATACACGTCGGGTAGTAAAAGTACGTTAGATGTTTTCTTAATTACAGCAGCTTTAATGTTTGGAACGGCAGGATTGCCACATGTTATTGTTCGTTTTTTTACGGTAAAAAAAGTGTCTGATGCTCGTAAATCTGCTGGTTGGGCATTGTTGTTAATTGCTATTTTGTATACTACCGCACCAGCTATTTCTGTTTTTTCTAGAACTAATTTAATAGAAACAGTTAGCAATAAAGAGTACGATAAGTTGCCAGAATGGTTTAATAATTGGGAAAAAACGGGACTTATAAAGTTTGATGATAAAAATAAGGATGGAAAGATTCAATATGTTGCAGATGAAACAATAAATGAATTAACAGTAGATAAGGATATAATGGTTTTAGCAAACCCAGAAATTGCAGGATTACCAAATTGGGTAATTGCATTGGTTGGAGCAGGTGGTTTAGCAGCAGCATTATCTACTGCAGCAGGTTTGTTATTGGTTATTTCTGCATCTGTTTCTCATGATTTAATTAAGAAAATGATCAATCCAAAAATATCAGAAAAAGGAGAATTACTTGCAGCAAGATTATCTGCTGTAGTGGCAGTTTGTGTTGCAGGTTATTTTGGCATAAATCCTCCAGATTTTGTCGCCGCCACGGTTGCATTGGCTTTTGGTTTAGCTGCTGCCTCGTTTTTTCCAGCAATAGTTTTGGGTATTTTTAGTAAAAGAATGAACAAAGAAGGTGCAATTTTAGGGATGTTGGTAGGTATTTTATTAATGTTGTTTTATATGATGAAGTTCAAATTCGATTGGTTTGGAGGGGGTACAAAAGAAGATTGGTGGTTTGGAATTTCTCCAGAAGGATTTGGTACAGTTGCAATGATGGCTAATTTTATTATTTCAGTGATTGTTTCTAGGTTTACACCAGAACCACCTAAAGATGTTGTGAAAATTGTAGAAAGTATTAGAATTCCGAGTGGAGCAGGAGATGCAACACATTAA
- the acs gene encoding acetate--CoA ligase codes for MSNYHIKHLEEYFKVYRKSIREPENFWEEIAEEHFLWRKKWDKVLDWDFSKPEVKWFQGAKLNITENCIDRHLTTRGDKTAILFEPNDPNEAAEHITYNQLHERVNQFANVLKEHGVKKGDRVCIYVPMIPELAISLLACARIGAIHSVVFAGFSATALSTRINDSDCKMVITADGSFRGKKAIDLKGIVDEALDSCPGVENVLVAKRTHANINMKEGRDKWLQPLLDDASIECKAEIMDAEDPLFILYTSGSTGKPKGMVHTTAGYMVYTAYTFKNAFQYRENDVYWCTADIGWITGHSYIVYGPLANGATTVLFEGVPSYPDFGRFWDIIDKHKVSQFYTAPTAIRALAKHGTALIDTYDLSSLKVLGSVGEPINEEAWHWYNDNVGKGRSPIVDSWWQTETGGIMITPIPYVTPTKPTYATLPFIGIQPAIMDENGDELKGNQVEGRLCIKYPWPSIARTIWGNHERYKETYFSAFDNMYFTGDGALRDEVGYYRITGRVDDVIIVSGHNLGTAPIEDAINEHPAIAESAIVGFPHDIKGSALYGYITLKDAGEYRDHNNLQKEINQLITDRIGPIAKLDKIQFTEGLPKTRSGKIMRRILRKIACNEIDNLGDTSTLLNPEIVQTIIDNKL; via the coding sequence ATGAGTAACTACCATATAAAACACTTAGAAGAATATTTTAAAGTCTATAGAAAATCGATAAGAGAACCAGAAAATTTTTGGGAAGAAATAGCTGAAGAGCATTTTTTATGGCGAAAAAAATGGGATAAAGTTTTAGATTGGGATTTTTCTAAGCCAGAAGTAAAATGGTTTCAAGGAGCCAAATTAAATATAACAGAGAATTGTATAGACAGACATTTAACAACTAGAGGAGATAAAACGGCAATTTTATTTGAACCAAATGATCCTAATGAAGCCGCAGAACATATTACTTATAATCAATTGCATGAAAGAGTAAATCAATTTGCAAATGTTTTAAAAGAACACGGCGTTAAAAAAGGAGATAGAGTTTGTATTTACGTCCCTATGATTCCAGAATTGGCAATTTCATTGCTGGCTTGTGCTAGAATTGGTGCTATTCATTCTGTAGTTTTTGCAGGTTTTTCTGCAACAGCATTATCAACAAGAATAAATGATTCTGATTGTAAAATGGTTATTACTGCAGATGGTTCTTTTAGAGGGAAAAAAGCGATCGATTTAAAAGGAATTGTAGATGAAGCTTTAGACAGTTGTCCTGGAGTAGAAAATGTGTTGGTTGCCAAAAGAACCCATGCAAATATCAATATGAAAGAAGGACGAGATAAATGGTTACAACCTTTATTAGACGACGCTTCTATAGAATGTAAAGCAGAAATAATGGATGCAGAAGATCCGTTGTTTATTTTATACACTTCTGGTTCTACGGGAAAACCGAAAGGAATGGTGCATACTACGGCGGGTTATATGGTGTACACTGCGTATACCTTTAAAAACGCTTTTCAATATAGAGAAAATGATGTGTATTGGTGTACTGCCGATATTGGTTGGATTACCGGACACTCGTATATTGTATATGGACCTTTGGCAAACGGAGCAACTACTGTTTTGTTTGAAGGTGTACCAAGTTATCCAGATTTTGGACGCTTTTGGGATATCATCGACAAACATAAAGTGAGTCAGTTTTATACGGCACCAACAGCAATTAGAGCTTTAGCAAAACACGGTACAGCGTTAATAGATACATACGATTTATCAAGCTTAAAAGTATTGGGTTCTGTTGGAGAACCAATTAATGAGGAAGCGTGGCACTGGTATAACGATAATGTAGGTAAAGGAAGAAGCCCTATTGTAGATTCTTGGTGGCAAACAGAAACTGGTGGAATTATGATTACTCCAATTCCGTATGTAACACCAACAAAACCAACCTATGCCACCTTGCCTTTTATTGGAATTCAACCTGCAATTATGGATGAAAACGGAGACGAATTAAAAGGAAATCAAGTAGAAGGAAGATTGTGTATAAAATACCCTTGGCCAAGTATTGCAAGAACCATTTGGGGCAATCATGAGCGATATAAAGAAACCTATTTTTCTGCGTTTGATAATATGTATTTTACAGGTGATGGAGCGCTTAGAGATGAGGTTGGGTATTACAGAATTACAGGTAGAGTAGATGATGTAATTATTGTTTCTGGTCATAATTTAGGAACCGCACCCATAGAAGACGCTATTAATGAGCATCCTGCAATTGCAGAAAGTGCCATTGTTGGTTTTCCACATGATATAAAAGGAAGTGCTTTATATGGATATATAACCTTAAAAGATGCAGGAGAATACAGAGATCATAACAATTTGCAAAAGGAAATCAATCAATTAATTACAGATAGAATTGGCCCAATTGCAAAATTAGATAAAATTCAGTTTACAGAAGGATTACCAAAAACACGTTCGGGGAAAATTATGAGACGTATTTTACGTAAAATTGCTTGCAACGAAATAGATAATTTAGGTGACACAAGTACTTTGTTAAATCCAGAAATTGTACAAACCATTATTGATAACAAATTATAA
- a CDS encoding sensor histidine kinase — MENQITLEDKLKERIKELTCLYRVSSLIRESDFNNVAVLLKEIAISLKEAIRFPEEAFVEIKVDGITVVAGKKIEDVIFIISAIKTFSHIKGAVTVGYSKQKFSENAFLKEEKLLLKKIALEIGDFLEREQIKEKEKIAQSQIERAGRLTILGQITAGIAHELNTPLANILGFTELLKERYKEDEIGSEDLEKVINSAIYSREVVKKLMFFSCEMPQQMTSININLIIDESIRLLNPNFTKKNISYTISFSSDEVYLKVDKIQLTQVIFNLVMNAIYFSPVNGEINLDVKEKRKIVEIKISDQGEGISKENSENIFNPFFTTKPVGDGAGLGLSVVHGIIKSHKGAITHEPNSPKGTIFVVRFPKS; from the coding sequence ATGGAAAATCAAATCACGTTAGAAGATAAATTAAAAGAAAGAATTAAAGAGCTGACTTGTTTGTACCGAGTCAGCTCCTTAATTAGAGAGAGTGATTTTAATAATGTAGCAGTTTTATTAAAGGAAATTGCCATCAGTTTAAAGGAGGCAATTCGATTTCCAGAAGAAGCATTTGTAGAAATTAAAGTTGATGGTATTACCGTTGTTGCAGGCAAAAAAATAGAAGATGTTATTTTTATTATTTCTGCCATTAAAACATTTAGCCATATAAAAGGAGCTGTAACTGTTGGGTATTCTAAACAAAAATTTTCTGAAAACGCATTTTTAAAAGAAGAAAAATTATTGTTAAAGAAAATAGCCTTAGAAATTGGCGATTTTTTAGAAAGAGAACAAATAAAGGAAAAAGAAAAAATTGCTCAAAGTCAAATAGAAAGAGCGGGCAGGTTAACTATTTTAGGTCAAATTACTGCAGGAATTGCACATGAATTAAATACACCATTAGCCAATATTTTAGGATTTACAGAATTGCTAAAAGAGCGTTATAAAGAGGATGAAATAGGTAGTGAAGATTTAGAAAAAGTAATAAATAGTGCTATTTACTCTAGAGAAGTTGTAAAAAAATTAATGTTCTTTTCTTGTGAAATGCCACAACAAATGACATCAATAAATATCAATTTAATTATTGATGAATCCATACGTTTGTTAAACCCTAATTTTACGAAGAAAAATATAAGTTATACTATTTCTTTTTCTAGTGATGAGGTTTATTTAAAAGTTGATAAAATTCAGCTTACACAAGTAATCTTTAATTTGGTAATGAATGCTATTTATTTTTCGCCTGTAAATGGTGAAATTAATCTTGATGTTAAAGAGAAACGAAAAATAGTAGAAATTAAAATTTCTGATCAAGGAGAGGGAATCTCTAAAGAAAATTCAGAAAACATTTTTAATCCATTTTTTACAACCAAACCTGTTGGAGATGGTGCTGGTTTAGGATTAAGCGTTGTACATGGAATTATTAAAAGTCATAAAGGAGCGATAACACATGAACCAAATTCGCCAAAAGGCACTATTTTTGTTGTTCGCTTTCCTAAAAGTTAA